One Solibacillus sp. R5-41 DNA segment encodes these proteins:
- a CDS encoding lytic transglycosylase domain-containing protein produces the protein MKTLLELQTMQNLTTQTDTNTNALSSSSSLFSGLIEDLLKDQSMNTSDSLSGLGDVSSSQRLLTMIQSNGAKTGVSSANPYLATFLLNDSDAPFNSPKLDNNELSPLAPYTRDYTGQQAYKDVLANAENYRDVISEAAQTYNLPEKLIAAVIKQESNFNPNVVSSAGASGLMQLMPATAKYLGVTDRQNPEQNIMGGAKYLRQMLDKFDNDISTALAAYNAGPGNVKKYGGIPPFKETQNYVTKVLNYYNA, from the coding sequence ATGAAAACGTTATTAGAGTTACAAACAATGCAAAACTTAACGACTCAAACGGATACCAATACGAACGCTCTTTCTTCAAGCTCTTCCCTATTTTCCGGGCTAATTGAGGATTTATTGAAGGACCAATCAATGAACACATCTGATTCTTTAAGTGGATTGGGCGATGTCAGTTCATCACAACGTTTATTAACGATGATTCAATCAAACGGAGCGAAAACGGGGGTATCATCTGCCAATCCCTATTTAGCGACATTTTTATTAAATGATTCAGACGCACCATTTAATAGTCCAAAATTAGACAACAACGAGCTATCTCCACTTGCTCCATATACAAGAGACTATACGGGGCAACAAGCATACAAGGATGTACTTGCAAACGCAGAAAACTATCGTGATGTCATTTCCGAGGCCGCTCAAACGTATAATTTACCTGAAAAATTAATTGCAGCGGTCATAAAGCAAGAATCCAACTTCAATCCAAATGTCGTGAGCTCTGCTGGGGCATCTGGTTTAATGCAGCTCATGCCCGCTACTGCAAAATATTTGGGTGTGACAGATCGTCAAAATCCCGAACAAAATATTATGGGCGGTGCAAAATATTTACGCCAAATGCTCGATAAATTCGACAATGATATTTCCACAGCACTTGCTGCCTATAATGCCGGACCGGGGAACGTTAAAAAGTACGGTGGAATACCGCCATTTAAGGAAACACAAAATTATGTAACAAAGGTATTAAATTATTATAATGCTTAA
- a CDS encoding CYTH domain-containing protein: MSQQIEIEFKNLLTKEQYERLLLAFSVETPQIERQINHYFDTPAQHLKKLLSGLRIRMVGQDIECTLKEKTAEHQHLETTEQLNTKQAEQMLTGQSLPATSIRERLQELKVPLHEIQRFGTLTTDRVELPYEGGILVFDHSFYLHCEDYEVEYETNDEVFGKNVFSQFLLKYDITPQDTPKKIARFMTALQQQKG, translated from the coding sequence ATGAGCCAACAAATCGAAATTGAATTTAAAAATTTGCTAACGAAAGAACAATACGAACGACTGCTACTTGCCTTTTCAGTTGAAACGCCTCAAATTGAAAGACAAATTAATCATTATTTCGACACGCCAGCGCAGCACTTGAAAAAATTATTAAGCGGTTTGCGTATTCGAATGGTTGGTCAGGATATCGAATGTACATTAAAAGAAAAAACAGCTGAACATCAACATTTAGAAACGACGGAACAATTAAATACGAAACAAGCGGAACAAATGCTTACTGGACAATCTCTTCCCGCCACCTCAATTCGTGAGCGTTTGCAGGAATTAAAGGTACCGCTCCATGAAATACAGCGATTCGGAACATTGACAACAGATCGTGTCGAATTACCATATGAAGGGGGTATCCTCGTCTTTGATCATTCTTTTTATTTGCACTGTGAAGATTATGAGGTAGAATATGAAACAAATGATGAAGTGTTTGGAAAAAATGTTTTCTCTCAATTTTTGCTAAAATATGACATTACACCTCAGGATACGCCAAAAAAAATTGCGCGCTTTATGACAGCTTTACAACAACAGAAAGGTTAG
- a CDS encoding GTP pyrophosphokinase family protein, producing MGQWEIFLSPYKQAVDELKIKLKGMRSQFGITNANSPIEFVTGRVKPLASIYDKSRDKELPFEPSAHLGNELQDIAGVRIMCQFVDDIATVTELIRQRDDLKVIEEKDYISNSKPSGYRSHHMIIEYPVETIQGRIVVVAEIQIRTLAMNFWASIEHSLNYKYKGIFPEEIKNRLQSAAEAAFRLDEEMSSIRSEIQDAQAYFNEFKEAPNPAIHTSADNKERDKE from the coding sequence ATGGGACAATGGGAAATTTTTTTAAGTCCATATAAACAAGCGGTGGACGAGCTGAAGATAAAATTAAAAGGGATGCGATCACAATTTGGCATTACGAACGCGAATTCGCCAATTGAATTTGTCACAGGAAGGGTTAAACCTTTAGCGAGTATTTATGATAAATCACGTGATAAAGAGCTACCATTCGAACCATCTGCACATTTAGGAAATGAGCTACAAGATATTGCAGGTGTACGTATTATGTGCCAGTTTGTTGACGATATTGCTACGGTAACAGAGTTGATTCGCCAACGAGATGATCTGAAAGTAATTGAGGAAAAAGATTATATTTCAAATAGCAAGCCAAGTGGTTATCGTTCGCATCATATGATTATCGAGTATCCAGTTGAAACGATACAAGGTCGCATTGTAGTCGTAGCAGAAATTCAAATTCGAACTTTGGCGATGAATTTTTGGGCATCCATTGAGCATTCATTAAACTACAAATATAAAGGGATTTTTCCTGAAGAAATTAAAAATCGCCTGCAAAGTGCTGCAGAAGCTGCTTTCCGTTTAGATGAAGAAATGTCATCAATACGCAGTGAGATTCAAGATGCACAGGCATATTTCAATGAATTTAAAGAAGCACCAAATCCAGCTATCCATACATCAGCTGACAATAAGGAGCGTGACAAAGAATGA
- a CDS encoding NAD kinase, whose translation MRFAVQSRRDDQSNELMELAKSYLTEFGLILDEETPDIVLSIGGDGTLLHAFHRYSNRLDKTAFVGIHTGHLGFYADWKPSELEKLVLSIAKKEFNVVEYPLLEVQVHRKHSESSIFLALNEVTIKSPDVTLVMDVELNGEHFERFRGDGLCISTPSGSTAYNKALGGAIIHPTLQAFQITEMASINNRVFRTVGSSLVLPAHHNCALKPVNDQQFNMTVDHISMTETDVKSIMFNVANERVRFARFRPFPFWERVHDSFVANE comes from the coding sequence ATGAGATTTGCAGTTCAATCACGCCGAGATGACCAATCAAATGAATTGATGGAGCTCGCAAAGTCGTATTTAACCGAATTTGGTTTAATTTTAGATGAAGAAACCCCTGATATTGTCTTGTCAATCGGTGGAGATGGAACGTTATTGCACGCATTTCATCGCTATTCGAACCGTTTAGATAAAACAGCATTTGTCGGTATTCATACAGGGCATTTAGGATTTTACGCCGATTGGAAGCCTTCAGAACTTGAAAAGCTCGTCCTTTCGATTGCAAAAAAAGAGTTTAACGTTGTAGAATATCCTCTTTTAGAAGTTCAAGTGCATCGTAAACATTCAGAATCGAGCATATTTTTAGCGTTAAATGAAGTGACGATCAAATCACCAGATGTAACGCTTGTGATGGATGTCGAACTGAATGGGGAACATTTTGAACGCTTCCGGGGAGATGGTCTATGTATTTCAACACCATCTGGAAGTACGGCTTATAACAAAGCTTTAGGTGGAGCAATTATACATCCAACATTGCAAGCATTCCAAATTACAGAAATGGCGTCGATTAACAACCGCGTGTTCCGTACAGTAGGGTCTTCACTCGTATTACCAGCGCACCATAACTGTGCATTAAAGCCAGTGAATGACCAGCAATTTAATATGACTGTGGACCATATTAGTATGACAGAAACCGATGTAAAGTCGATTATGTTTAATGTGGCGAATGAGCGAGTTCGTTTCGCGCGATTTCGTCCATTCCCGTTCTGGGAGCGCGTGCATGATTCATTTGTTGCGAATGAATAG
- a CDS encoding RluA family pseudouridine synthase, protein MDKRYQLQFIVKEDGQLLRDALADFGISKRTLTAVKFDGGALYVNGEERNVRHPLQGGDVVTIIFPPEEVSEGLIAEYGELAIVYEDEALLIIDKPAYISTIPSREHPSGSVANYVRGYFQRQGIASTVHIVTRLDRDTSGLMVIAKHRHIHHLMSEQQKSAQLQREYEAVVEGHVKIEKQSIKAPIGRKDSSIIEREVCADGQAAHTDVTVLKQGNKNSLVRLKLHTGRTHQIRVHMAHIGHPLVGDDLYGGSQQSLDRQALHCVFVQFPHPLTGEVMIFESQLPENLTQPLNN, encoded by the coding sequence ATGGATAAAAGATATCAATTACAATTTATAGTAAAAGAAGATGGACAGTTACTTCGGGATGCATTAGCGGATTTTGGTATTTCCAAGCGCACATTAACCGCTGTTAAATTTGATGGTGGTGCTCTTTATGTGAATGGTGAGGAGCGTAATGTTCGTCACCCGTTACAAGGTGGAGATGTCGTTACAATTATTTTTCCTCCAGAAGAAGTAAGTGAAGGGCTCATAGCAGAATACGGCGAACTTGCCATTGTTTATGAGGATGAGGCATTGCTTATAATTGATAAGCCCGCCTATATAAGCACAATTCCTTCAAGAGAGCATCCGAGTGGAAGTGTTGCAAACTATGTGCGCGGTTATTTTCAACGGCAAGGTATTGCTTCAACGGTTCATATTGTTACCCGTTTGGATCGCGATACTTCCGGCTTAATGGTTATTGCCAAACATCGTCATATTCATCATTTAATGAGTGAGCAGCAAAAAAGTGCGCAGCTTCAACGTGAATATGAGGCGGTTGTGGAAGGGCATGTAAAAATAGAAAAACAATCGATTAAAGCGCCCATTGGACGAAAAGATTCGAGCATTATTGAACGTGAGGTATGTGCTGATGGTCAAGCTGCCCATACGGATGTAACAGTTTTGAAGCAGGGCAATAAAAATTCACTTGTGCGATTAAAGCTTCATACAGGTAGAACGCATCAAATCCGTGTCCATATGGCTCATATAGGTCATCCATTAGTAGGAGATGACTTATATGGGGGCAGTCAGCAATCATTAGACCGTCAAGCGCTCCATTGCGTATTCGTTCAATTTCCACATCCGCTTACAGGTGAAGTAATGATATTTGAAAGCCAACTACCAGAAAATTTAACCCAACCTTTAAATAATTAA
- the mgtE gene encoding magnesium transporter, protein MIEEKSTNKEVQYDGELLRILLLEENIEVFREHFLVLHPYDQAQFYEEVGPDIRQIIYRFLSPQEMATIFEAIELDDDEYEDFLKEMDTAYGAAMLSFMYADDAVDVLNELDNEQRESYLEMMDSETVEEINELLGYEEYTAGAIMTTEYVTILETSTVRSAMTVLRKEAPTAETIYYIFVVNDGHQLTGVMSLRDLIIANEDTLIRDIMSDRVVSVKITDDQEDIAHIMKDYNFLAIPVINDNLELQGIITVDDIIDVIDEEAEDDYSKLAGISDMDDIDAGPIKAAGKRLPWLIILLFLGMFTSSLMGIFEATLDKVALLATFIPLISGTSGNSGTQALAVAVRGIATGDIGGKSKFRLILRELGTGVIMGLVSGALVVGVIFIWKQTLIIGLLVGAAICCSIIVATLAGSFIPLLMHKMGVDPAVASGPFITTLNDVTSIVIYLGLASAFISQIM, encoded by the coding sequence ATGATAGAAGAAAAATCCACGAATAAGGAAGTCCAATATGATGGAGAATTGTTGCGAATACTCTTATTAGAAGAAAATATTGAAGTATTTCGTGAACATTTTTTAGTGCTTCACCCGTATGATCAAGCCCAGTTTTATGAAGAGGTGGGACCAGACATACGACAGATCATCTATCGCTTTTTATCCCCTCAAGAAATGGCAACGATTTTTGAAGCAATTGAGCTAGATGATGATGAATATGAAGACTTTTTAAAAGAGATGGATACCGCATACGGTGCAGCAATGCTCAGTTTCATGTATGCCGATGATGCCGTTGACGTTTTAAATGAATTAGATAATGAGCAACGAGAAAGCTATTTAGAAATGATGGATAGTGAAACCGTTGAAGAAATTAATGAATTATTAGGCTACGAAGAATATACAGCCGGTGCCATCATGACAACCGAATATGTTACGATTTTAGAAACATCCACTGTGCGCTCGGCTATGACCGTTCTCCGTAAAGAGGCACCAACGGCGGAAACAATTTATTATATATTTGTTGTTAATGATGGCCATCAATTAACAGGTGTTATGTCTTTACGTGATTTAATTATTGCAAATGAAGATACACTGATTCGTGACATTATGAGCGATCGTGTCGTATCCGTAAAAATAACAGATGACCAAGAAGACATTGCGCATATTATGAAAGATTATAACTTTTTAGCGATTCCGGTTATTAATGATAACCTAGAACTGCAAGGGATTATTACCGTCGATGATATTATTGACGTTATTGATGAAGAAGCAGAGGACGATTACTCCAAATTAGCGGGTATTTCGGATATGGATGATATCGATGCAGGACCAATTAAAGCGGCAGGAAAACGCCTACCATGGCTCATTATTCTTTTATTTTTAGGAATGTTTACGTCCAGTCTAATGGGCATTTTTGAAGCGACATTGGATAAAGTGGCATTGCTTGCAACATTTATTCCGCTCATTTCAGGAACATCCGGAAATAGCGGTACACAAGCACTTGCTGTTGCCGTACGAGGTATTGCAACAGGGGATATTGGTGGGAAGAGCAAGTTTAGGCTTATTTTACGTGAGTTAGGCACAGGTGTCATTATGGGGCTTGTGAGTGGTGCACTTGTTGTCGGCGTTATTTTTATTTGGAAACAGACATTAATAATTGGCTTATTAGTAGGAGCAGCCATTTGTTGTTCTATTATTGTGGCAACATTAGCTGGATCATTCATCCCATTATTAATGCATAAAATGGGAGTTGACCCTGCTGTTGCATCGGGTCCATTTATTACGACATTAAATGATGTAACGAGTATTGTTATCTACTTAGGTCTAGCTTCCGCGTTTATTAGTCAAATTATGTGA
- a CDS encoding 4-diphosphocytidyl-2C-methyl-D-erythritol kinase, whose product MEIHPLLFINTPSFYREPIEIEESTSVYELLSTPPEKIQNSLIARQLHFFSRPSKDPRPLLLVLKSGEKFVASIENLNECEVRLQCFDSVRIINGNEIVAIYSSS is encoded by the coding sequence ATGGAAATTCATCCGTTACTCTTTATTAATACGCCAAGCTTTTACCGTGAGCCGATTGAAATTGAGGAAAGTACGTCGGTTTATGAACTACTTTCCACCCCGCCTGAAAAAATTCAAAACTCATTAATTGCAAGGCAACTCCATTTCTTCTCAAGGCCTTCGAAAGATCCAAGACCCTTATTACTTGTGCTAAAGTCTGGTGAGAAATTTGTCGCATCGATTGAAAATTTGAATGAATGTGAAGTGAGATTGCAGTGTTTTGATAGCGTACGAATTATTAATGGCAATGAAATTGTTGCGATTTATAGTTCTTCATAA
- a CDS encoding CotY/CotZ family spore coat protein produces the protein MGCGRGNDTGGHSSKRGCVCEVVRSILEIQNAATQNECSSCTTNCFLEPLGGIVSPARHSADTRVFTLLTKTGCPFFATFSSTDMPCDICTSIYFRVEDVFDSCCATLRVLIPLDECRDPVQLIHDHGCEINMRKVCEVVHFAPSDSCITVDLDCFCAVQCIADVNLGVCN, from the coding sequence ATGGGATGTGGAAGAGGTAATGATACTGGCGGCCACTCTTCAAAACGCGGATGTGTATGTGAAGTTGTGCGCTCTATTTTAGAAATTCAAAATGCAGCAACTCAAAATGAATGTTCAAGTTGTACAACGAACTGTTTCTTAGAACCACTAGGAGGCATCGTTAGTCCAGCACGTCATTCTGCTGATACTCGTGTTTTTACATTATTAACAAAAACTGGATGCCCATTCTTTGCAACATTTAGTTCTACTGATATGCCTTGCGATATTTGTACATCAATTTATTTCCGTGTAGAGGATGTATTCGATAGTTGCTGTGCGACATTACGTGTACTTATTCCTTTAGACGAATGTAGAGACCCTGTGCAATTAATACATGACCACGGTTGTGAAATTAACATGCGTAAAGTGTGTGAAGTAGTTCATTTTGCTCCATCAGATAGCTGTATCACAGTTGATCTTGATTGTTTCTGCGCAGTACAATGTATCGCTGACGTAAACCTTGGAGTTTGTAACTAA
- a CDS encoding YhcN/YlaJ family sporulation lipoprotein gives MRKWIVVLSFVLLVVGCDEREKVAVYQSVNDEQNKQEIQHLLKEANVIDEANVILLNDELFVAMQVKPWKKWNRMKVEESWKKKLEQKFTDLNVTVSTDFKLFWETSKILEEQDQQDVHEKIQVLKKLAKEET, from the coding sequence TTGCGAAAATGGATTGTCGTATTAAGTTTCGTATTATTGGTAGTTGGCTGTGATGAACGTGAAAAGGTTGCCGTATATCAATCTGTCAACGATGAACAAAATAAGCAAGAAATTCAGCATTTATTGAAGGAAGCGAATGTCATTGACGAGGCGAATGTTATTTTATTAAATGATGAGTTATTTGTAGCGATGCAAGTGAAGCCGTGGAAAAAATGGAATCGAATGAAAGTGGAAGAAAGCTGGAAGAAAAAACTAGAGCAAAAATTTACGGATTTGAACGTGACGGTTTCAACTGACTTCAAGCTGTTTTGGGAAACCTCGAAGATTTTAGAAGAACAGGATCAACAAGACGTTCATGAGAAAATCCAGGTTTTAAAAAAGCTAGCTAAGGAGGAAACGTAA
- the spoVAC gene encoding stage V sporulation protein AC, producing the protein MKEQQYNTLKDQISPPTPYALNLLKAFVVGGLICVIGQGISLFYMIFFDFTERTVGNPTVATMIFIAMILTGLGQYRKLGQFAGAGSAVPVTGFGNAVISAAIEHKSEGLVLGVGGNMFKLAGSVILFGVVSAFFVTLIKLILVSVGVASW; encoded by the coding sequence TTGAAAGAACAACAATATAACACACTCAAGGACCAAATATCGCCACCAACTCCTTATGCACTTAATTTATTGAAGGCTTTTGTTGTAGGAGGACTCATTTGTGTGATTGGACAAGGGATCTCCTTATTTTACATGATTTTTTTCGATTTTACAGAACGAACAGTAGGGAATCCTACCGTTGCCACGATGATATTTATTGCAATGATTTTAACCGGTCTTGGACAATATCGAAAGCTAGGACAATTTGCTGGTGCAGGAAGCGCTGTTCCAGTTACTGGATTTGGCAATGCTGTCATTTCAGCAGCGATCGAACATAAATCAGAAGGGCTTGTACTCGGCGTTGGTGGAAATATGTTTAAGCTCGCTGGTTCGGTCATTTTATTTGGGGTTGTCTCCGCCTTTTTCGTTACGCTTATTAAATTGATTTTAGTATCGGTAGGTGTGGCCTCATGGTAA